One part of the Microcoleus sp. bin38.metabat.b11b12b14.051 genome encodes these proteins:
- a CDS encoding glycosyltransferase encodes MTSTSQLPITWNMNRENLTVSVIIPTHNRSASLRRALDALQLQSYPIDLMEVTVVADTCIDDTLAMLQEYKAPFKLHAIEVNCRSASIARNTGAAAASGELLLFLDDDIEAMPPLVESHVRTHQARRGCAVMGVYPPKLQGATRYFDVEVRAWWEDKFYQMTHPEHRFEYRDLLSGNLSLDAALFARLDGFDSAFGNCGGEDYEFGIRLLKAGVPFVMATEALGYHYEHETNNLDRSFRRSRQEGRSDVLIGQRHPEIRPLLHVNDYEIPYSLVDKVLVAVAFFWPAAVDFLAAGLRKCLDLLQSLGMRLTWRWLRAKLRGYWYFRGVMDELKSRSAISSFLQGGPARADLSDREIEIDLQQGWEAAERLIDAERPDGIYLRYGELIVGHIPPQFGIEPLRGVHLRSILATSVSDRLLVAMAANGMPKNSETALENPLIAVDSYELVIGH; translated from the coding sequence ATGACTTCAACGTCCCAATTACCAATCACCTGGAATATGAATAGAGAAAATCTCACAGTTAGCGTAATTATTCCGACTCACAATCGCAGTGCTTCTCTGCGGCGCGCTCTTGATGCTTTGCAGTTGCAGAGTTATCCGATCGACCTGATGGAAGTGACGGTAGTCGCAGATACCTGCATTGACGATACTTTGGCAATGTTACAAGAGTACAAAGCTCCGTTTAAACTGCACGCGATCGAGGTAAATTGCCGGAGTGCTTCAATTGCTCGCAATACAGGAGCAGCGGCGGCTAGCGGAGAATTGCTGCTATTTCTGGATGACGATATCGAAGCAATGCCACCGCTGGTAGAAAGCCACGTTCGCACTCACCAAGCACGTCGCGGCTGTGCTGTCATGGGCGTTTATCCGCCGAAGTTGCAGGGAGCAACTAGATATTTTGATGTGGAAGTGCGGGCTTGGTGGGAGGACAAATTTTATCAGATGACTCACCCCGAGCATCGGTTCGAGTACCGAGATTTGCTCAGCGGTAATCTTTCTTTGGATGCGGCACTGTTTGCTCGTCTCGATGGCTTCGATTCGGCTTTTGGGAACTGCGGCGGGGAAGATTACGAGTTTGGGATACGTTTGCTGAAAGCTGGCGTACCTTTTGTGATGGCAACTGAAGCGCTGGGCTATCATTACGAACACGAAACTAACAATCTCGATCGCTCTTTTCGCCGCTCTCGTCAAGAAGGGCGATCGGATGTTTTGATCGGCCAGCGACACCCGGAAATCAGACCGCTGCTGCACGTCAATGACTACGAAATTCCTTATTCGCTGGTGGATAAAGTTTTGGTGGCGGTGGCGTTTTTCTGGCCTGCGGCTGTGGATTTTCTGGCTGCGGGACTGAGGAAATGTCTTGATTTGTTGCAAAGTTTGGGGATGCGGCTAACTTGGCGGTGGCTGCGGGCAAAATTGCGCGGTTATTGGTATTTCCGGGGGGTGATGGACGAGTTGAAAAGTCGATCGGCAATTTCGAGTTTTCTGCAAGGTGGGCCGGCCAGGGCTGATTTGAGCGATCGCGAAATTGAGATCGATTTGCAGCAAGGTTGGGAAGCAGCAGAAAGGTTGATTGATGCTGAACGGCCCGATGGCATTTATCTGCGTTACGGTGAACTTATCGTCGGTCACATTCCGCCACAATTCGGTATCGAGCCGCTGCGGGGCGTCCATCTGCGTTCAATTTTGGCAACTTCGGTTTCGGATCGATTGCTCGTGGCGATGGCTGCTAACGGTATGCCAAAAAATTCTGAAACTGCTCTCGAAAACCCTCTAATTGCTGTTGACAGTTATGAGTTAGTCATTGGTCATTAG
- a CDS encoding glycosyltransferase — translation MGIKVLKIEFSEPIHPIRGLEKYGKIRILVCYGGVPLKWVEIVNDPWQEIIPAERVRSTIVAQTGQELTQVILGQQLGLKTEANHLLPPISVVICTRDRTDLLKGALEAILAVDYPDREIIVIDNAPSNTSTAEFVARLPVRYVKEERPGLDWARNRGIAEASHEIVAFTDDDVRPDVGWLRGIAAGFADPEIMAVSGLVAPAELETEAQIQFELGYGGMLQYTHSFKVDGSKLSTRELLWSSAYGVGANMAFRVRVFAEVGNFDPALDVGTATRGGGDIEMFHRILAKGYSIFYDPRAFVWHIHRRSGEALSKQLMDNGRGFGAYLLTCDRNRTVSRLEIVYFAGVHWLGGWMLNKLRNPDWLPRKLLVNELLGALKSPFSYRKAQLQAQQLASVASPESQSVEQPVIVGGLQ, via the coding sequence ATGGGAATAAAAGTGCTGAAGATTGAGTTTTCTGAACCGATTCATCCGATTCGCGGACTGGAGAAATACGGAAAAATCCGCATCTTGGTTTGCTACGGGGGAGTGCCTCTTAAATGGGTGGAAATCGTCAACGACCCTTGGCAGGAAATTATTCCGGCAGAGCGGGTGCGATCGACAATTGTGGCGCAAACAGGTCAGGAATTGACGCAAGTAATTCTTGGTCAACAGTTGGGGCTCAAAACAGAGGCAAACCATCTGCTGCCGCCGATTAGCGTGGTCATCTGCACGCGCGATCGCACCGACTTGCTCAAGGGCGCTCTGGAAGCAATTCTGGCGGTGGACTATCCCGATCGCGAAATTATCGTCATAGACAACGCTCCTTCTAACACCAGCACGGCTGAATTTGTGGCGCGATTACCTGTACGCTACGTCAAGGAAGAACGGCCAGGATTGGATTGGGCGCGCAATCGCGGCATCGCTGAGGCCAGCCACGAGATTGTGGCTTTTACAGACGACGACGTGCGGCCGGATGTCGGTTGGCTGCGGGGGATTGCTGCGGGTTTTGCTGACCCGGAAATTATGGCTGTTAGCGGTTTAGTGGCGCCGGCAGAACTGGAAACAGAGGCTCAAATTCAATTTGAATTGGGCTATGGGGGAATGCTGCAATACACTCACAGCTTTAAAGTTGATGGTAGCAAGCTCTCGACGCGGGAGTTGTTGTGGTCGAGCGCTTACGGTGTCGGGGCGAATATGGCTTTCCGCGTCAGGGTGTTCGCGGAAGTGGGCAATTTTGACCCGGCTTTGGATGTGGGGACTGCGACTCGGGGCGGTGGCGATATCGAGATGTTTCACCGGATTTTGGCGAAGGGATACTCGATTTTTTACGATCCGAGAGCTTTTGTGTGGCACATACACAGGCGCAGCGGCGAGGCTTTGAGCAAGCAGTTAATGGATAATGGGCGCGGTTTTGGCGCTTATTTGCTAACGTGCGATCGCAACCGTACAGTCAGCCGCCTGGAAATTGTGTATTTTGCTGGCGTTCACTGGCTCGGCGGGTGGATGCTGAACAAGTTAAGAAATCCGGACTGGTTGCCCCGCAAGTTGCTCGTGAACGAGTTGCTGGGAGCTCTGAAAAGTCCTTTTAGTTACAGGAAAGCGCAGTTGCAAGCCCAGCAGTTGGCATCTGTGGCGAGCCCCGAATCGCAGTCAGTTGAACAGCCGGTAATTGTTGGTGGTTTACAGTGA
- a CDS encoding ABC transporter permease, which translates to MRNSVKLVNRRKIAHFFDLLRELVDRDMKLLYKRSTLGIAWTLINPLLQLAVFSFVFRTVIPVNIPQFSSFAFSGLLIWSWTQTALFQATGLITGNLALIRQPNFPTAILPVVTTTTGLIHFLLALPVLIIFLAVDGIQPNQVLLALPLLMVIQFVLTVSLAYPLAAMNVTFRDTQHTLGVLLQMLFYLTPIFYDFKSVPKEFQPFYQLNPMVPLIEAYRAILLKGTQPDWQSLLILSLVVAVLLPIGLGIFRRQSDRFVEEL; encoded by the coding sequence GTGAGAAATTCGGTAAAACTGGTAAATCGGCGCAAAATTGCTCATTTTTTCGATTTGCTGCGGGAGTTGGTCGATCGCGATATGAAATTACTTTACAAGCGATCGACCCTGGGTATTGCTTGGACTTTGATCAATCCGCTGTTGCAGTTGGCTGTTTTTTCTTTTGTATTCCGAACGGTAATTCCGGTGAATATTCCGCAGTTTTCTTCCTTTGCTTTCAGCGGTTTGTTAATTTGGAGTTGGACTCAAACGGCGCTGTTTCAAGCGACGGGACTAATTACTGGCAACCTGGCTTTAATCAGACAGCCGAATTTTCCGACAGCTATTTTGCCTGTGGTGACAACTACCACCGGATTGATTCACTTTTTGCTGGCGCTACCGGTGCTAATTATCTTTTTGGCAGTTGACGGGATTCAGCCGAATCAGGTGCTGTTAGCCCTGCCACTTTTGATGGTAATTCAATTCGTTTTGACGGTGAGTTTGGCTTATCCCCTCGCTGCGATGAACGTTACTTTCCGCGATACTCAGCACACTTTGGGCGTGTTGTTGCAGATGCTTTTTTACCTGACTCCAATTTTTTACGATTTCAAAAGTGTGCCCAAAGAATTTCAGCCGTTCTATCAGTTAAATCCGATGGTGCCGCTGATTGAAGCTTACCGGGCAATTCTGCTCAAAGGCACGCAGCCCGACTGGCAATCGCTGCTAATTTTGAGCTTGGTTGTGGCTGTTCTTTTGCCGATCGGACTGGGAATTTTTAGACGGCAAAGCGATCGATTTGTGGAGGAATTGTAA
- a CDS encoding Wzt carbohydrate-binding domain-containing protein: MRQAIVVKGLGKRFNRYSADRPFTIMEAALWGWWRMKPKAHFWALRDINFSVSPGEMLGILGKNGAGKSTLLQLIGGIGCAEEGTIKVNGRIGGLLDLGAGFHTDLTGRENVFVGAVVAGLTRREAARRFDDIVEFAELQQFIDSPMRTYSTGMRMRLAFSVAVHTDPEVLLVDEHLSVGDVAFQTKCLNKIAEFKNQGCAIVLISHNAAQIQKLCDRALWLREGKIMAYGERDVVVGQYLSEMRSETDKRTPMRPPEVTSTGSQLRVNENRFGSLEVEITDVKVLPDEEIDSGDGITIEIHYSVPKPIGSAIFGVTISREDGQSCFETNTNQMGRLIPLAEGKGKIRLHADRLDLGNGQYYVNAGVYEKSWAYAYDYHWHVYPLYVRSTVHQKTILCPPYHWEFDGKMEVLDLPEKAEKVHALNKNNPSYAKISTQLKNKRSPDFLIIGGQKCSTEALYGYLENHLQIIKEGARQAHFFELNFERGVEWYSKQLTRSVAGDKVLLWEMTPYYIYHPLVAERVYKCFPDVKLILMLRNPVKRAWMHYHLEVAVGCEKLEFEKAIASEPDRLKGELEKIKADEGYYSFNHQHYSYLSRGIYVEQIKNWLDYFPREQLLILKSEDFQANTSQVFSEVLDFLDISAIPIKEYEIDRADDYNKMPAEIEEKLTNYFQPYNQQLSDFLKEDFTWS; the protein is encoded by the coding sequence ATGCGTCAAGCTATTGTTGTCAAAGGTTTAGGTAAACGTTTTAACCGCTACAGTGCCGATCGACCTTTTACGATTATGGAGGCCGCCTTGTGGGGATGGTGGCGGATGAAACCAAAAGCACATTTTTGGGCGCTGCGGGATATCAATTTTAGTGTTTCTCCTGGCGAAATGCTGGGAATTCTCGGTAAAAATGGAGCCGGAAAATCGACGCTGCTGCAACTAATCGGCGGTATTGGCTGCGCGGAAGAGGGAACTATTAAAGTTAACGGCAGAATTGGCGGTTTGTTGGATTTGGGTGCAGGTTTTCACACGGATTTAACGGGCAGAGAAAATGTGTTTGTGGGTGCGGTGGTGGCGGGTTTGACTCGCCGGGAAGCAGCGCGCCGGTTTGACGATATTGTGGAATTTGCAGAATTACAACAGTTTATCGACAGCCCGATGCGGACTTACAGTACGGGAATGCGAATGCGCTTGGCTTTTTCGGTAGCGGTTCACACCGATCCGGAAGTGCTGTTAGTAGATGAACATTTGTCGGTTGGTGATGTGGCTTTTCAAACTAAATGTTTGAATAAAATAGCCGAGTTTAAAAATCAAGGCTGTGCGATTGTTTTGATTTCTCACAATGCGGCGCAAATTCAAAAATTGTGCGATCGAGCTTTGTGGCTGCGGGAAGGTAAAATCATGGCCTACGGCGAGAGGGACGTGGTAGTGGGTCAGTATTTGTCGGAAATGCGATCGGAAACTGACAAGCGCACTCCCATGCGTCCTCCTGAAGTTACCAGTACGGGTTCACAACTGCGAGTAAATGAAAATCGCTTCGGTTCTTTGGAAGTAGAAATAACCGATGTAAAAGTCCTGCCAGATGAAGAAATAGACAGCGGCGATGGTATTACTATAGAAATTCATTATTCAGTACCAAAACCGATTGGTTCTGCAATCTTTGGCGTGACAATCAGCCGGGAAGACGGTCAAAGTTGTTTTGAAACTAATACTAATCAAATGGGGCGGTTGATTCCGCTAGCCGAAGGTAAAGGTAAAATCCGGCTGCACGCAGACAGGCTGGATTTAGGCAACGGCCAGTATTACGTGAATGCTGGGGTTTACGAGAAAAGTTGGGCCTATGCTTACGATTATCACTGGCACGTTTATCCGCTGTACGTGCGATCGACTGTACACCAAAAAACCATTCTTTGTCCGCCCTACCACTGGGAGTTTGATGGCAAAATGGAGGTGCTGGATTTACCAGAAAAAGCTGAGAAGGTTCATGCTTTGAATAAAAACAATCCCAGCTATGCCAAAATTTCGACTCAGTTGAAAAATAAGCGCTCACCGGATTTTTTAATTATTGGCGGTCAAAAATGCAGCACGGAGGCATTATACGGCTACCTGGAAAATCACTTGCAAATTATCAAAGAAGGTGCCAGACAAGCCCACTTTTTTGAGTTGAATTTCGAGCGGGGCGTCGAGTGGTACAGCAAACAGTTGACGCGAAGTGTCGCGGGTGACAAGGTGCTGCTGTGGGAAATGACTCCCTACTATATTTATCATCCTTTGGTAGCCGAGCGAGTTTACAAGTGTTTCCCGGATGTGAAGCTGATTTTAATGCTGCGAAACCCGGTAAAACGAGCGTGGATGCACTATCATTTAGAAGTGGCAGTAGGTTGCGAAAAGTTAGAGTTTGAAAAGGCGATCGCCTCTGAACCAGACAGGCTAAAAGGTGAACTTGAAAAAATCAAAGCCGATGAAGGTTATTACAGTTTCAATCACCAACATTATTCCTATTTGTCCCGGGGAATTTATGTCGAACAAATCAAGAATTGGCTCGATTATTTTCCGAGAGAACAGTTACTAATTCTCAAAAGCGAAGATTTTCAAGCAAATACCAGCCAAGTTTTCTCAGAAGTCTTAGATTTTTTGGATATCAGTGCGATTCCAATTAAAGAATATGAAATCGATCGTGCTGATGATTACAACAAAATGCCTGCGGAAATCGAAGAAAAATTAACCAATTATTTTCAGCCTTACAATCAGCAACTTTCTGATTTTTTGAAGGAGGATTTTACTTGGAGTTAA
- a CDS encoding sulfotransferase, whose amino-acid sequence MKRIFLVASPRSGTTILQSLLASHPQVISFPESKFFHYLLYDQFAGKLSMRMDAFFNDEIKRPELLQNFDDSQSVETKASWFIGILDSLAKEQNKSIWLEKTPEHIHFIQDIERFTPDVKFIHILRNGMDTIASLYEATRNFNDLWGDGWDLNHCIESWKNAELISYKYVNASNHILVKYEELVENKKSVLESICKFIGVDYDAVMLTDYKKKAANFSLNKPWHQGIERDITLAKVHKYHKCFKENEIKEILTHIHWVNSEVSYKVAVEVGELISDIAVPQIFDRLCCTIRLGGVELEVRDLQLNTIPILWLLLRQYNSMAGLLFLRKSLIELPVCDGIVARAVLLDAIAARFAWPILDRFFQQKSETPQFEWTLFLQEIWNRPHWVETHFYNPETADEALTISLDGDLIAVEVSAELPNIKVELAEIDVLVKVGGVAIAILTVAVENNFVSAQKVRSTITRNIGFELCVAAVREALLGKPLDGEPSLRSRLASAAQQRSNLPDWLNAEGSGGIYPQDAVMFGRRSGAAGTSVSRRAALPAQALRQLANSAAIAGEPIIQIPRENELPKPVFYAPEIIWQKSPYREVSHSVKPQVVDSESVTEQLPIIAYRRISPDSSNTVTPQCLEQDLQYFKDHGYYTTSWEDWQSAKLTKTPLPGKAVLLTFDGGYLDFLTYAFPLLKRFDFTATIFIVADSIGKTNSWEKAEFPEVPLMGWSEIRQMQDAGIEIGSMSATYQPLTALSPTEIVREAAKSRSILERGLGKSVRCFAYPYGDVDEIVEHLIGASGYNFGVSYRSSSSTFNDSLMSLPRLQLTAENFKQLVRSEDFSPS is encoded by the coding sequence ATGAAACGAATATTTTTAGTAGCATCTCCTCGCAGCGGTACGACAATTCTTCAAAGTTTGTTAGCCTCTCACCCGCAAGTTATTTCATTTCCTGAATCTAAATTTTTTCACTATTTACTTTACGATCAGTTTGCGGGAAAGCTGTCAATGAGGATGGATGCTTTTTTTAATGATGAAATTAAGCGTCCTGAACTTTTGCAAAATTTTGATGACAGTCAAAGTGTGGAAACTAAGGCTAGTTGGTTTATCGGGATTTTAGATAGTTTAGCAAAGGAACAAAATAAAAGCATTTGGTTAGAAAAAACGCCGGAGCACATACATTTTATTCAGGATATAGAAAGATTTACGCCGGATGTTAAGTTTATACATATTTTGCGAAACGGTATGGATACCATAGCTTCTCTGTATGAAGCTACTAGGAATTTTAACGATTTGTGGGGTGATGGGTGGGATTTAAACCACTGTATAGAGTCCTGGAAAAATGCTGAGTTAATTAGCTACAAGTATGTCAATGCTTCTAATCATATATTGGTCAAATATGAGGAACTTGTAGAAAACAAGAAATCAGTATTAGAAAGTATTTGTAAGTTTATTGGTGTGGATTATGACGCGGTGATGCTGACTGACTACAAGAAAAAAGCAGCTAATTTTAGTTTAAATAAACCTTGGCATCAAGGCATTGAAAGGGATATAACACTTGCTAAAGTTCACAAATATCATAAATGTTTTAAAGAAAATGAAATTAAAGAGATTTTAACTCATATCCACTGGGTAAATTCCGAAGTTTCCTACAAAGTTGCGGTGGAGGTGGGCGAATTGATTTCGGATATTGCTGTGCCACAAATATTCGATCGCCTGTGCTGTACAATCAGATTAGGAGGTGTTGAACTCGAAGTTAGGGATTTGCAGCTTAATACTATACCAATCCTTTGGCTGCTCCTTCGACAATACAATAGCATGGCTGGGCTCTTATTTCTACGCAAGTCCCTTATTGAATTGCCAGTCTGCGACGGAATTGTGGCGCGTGCGGTGTTGTTAGATGCGATCGCAGCCCGGTTTGCTTGGCCAATTCTTGATCGCTTTTTTCAACAAAAATCAGAAACTCCTCAGTTTGAATGGACGCTATTTTTACAGGAAATCTGGAACCGTCCCCATTGGGTTGAGACTCATTTTTACAATCCCGAAACAGCCGATGAAGCGCTAACAATCAGCCTCGATGGAGACTTGATTGCTGTGGAAGTTAGCGCCGAATTGCCTAACATCAAAGTAGAGCTTGCTGAAATTGACGTGCTGGTGAAAGTAGGCGGTGTGGCGATCGCTATTTTAACCGTTGCGGTGGAAAATAATTTTGTTTCTGCTCAAAAAGTGCGATCGACAATTACTCGAAATATCGGTTTTGAGTTGTGCGTCGCCGCCGTGCGGGAAGCTTTGCTGGGAAAACCGTTGGATGGTGAGCCATCGTTGCGATCGCGCTTAGCCTCTGCTGCCCAACAAAGGTCTAATCTGCCCGACTGGTTGAACGCAGAGGGTTCTGGGGGCATTTACCCGCAAGATGCAGTGATGTTCGGCAGGCGATCGGGTGCGGCAGGAACCAGTGTCAGCCGTCGAGCCGCACTTCCGGCGCAGGCGCTGCGGCAACTAGCGAACTCGGCAGCCATTGCGGGGGAACCGATAATCCAAATTCCCCGAGAAAACGAGTTACCCAAGCCCGTATTTTACGCACCAGAAATCATTTGGCAAAAATCGCCTTACCGAGAAGTTTCTCACTCGGTGAAACCGCAAGTTGTTGACAGTGAAAGCGTTACAGAACAACTGCCAATTATCGCCTACCGCCGCATTTCTCCCGATAGTTCAAATACAGTTACTCCGCAGTGTTTAGAACAAGATTTGCAGTATTTCAAAGATCATGGTTATTATACTACGAGTTGGGAAGATTGGCAAAGTGCGAAACTCACTAAAACTCCTTTACCAGGTAAAGCTGTGTTGCTGACTTTTGACGGTGGCTATCTCGACTTTTTAACCTACGCTTTCCCTCTCCTAAAACGCTTTGATTTTACAGCGACTATTTTTATAGTAGCGGACTCAATAGGAAAAACAAATAGTTGGGAAAAAGCCGAATTTCCCGAAGTACCGTTAATGGGATGGTCGGAAATTCGGCAAATGCAGGATGCAGGAATTGAAATTGGTTCCATGTCTGCCACTTATCAACCTCTGACTGCATTGTCGCCCACCGAAATTGTGCGCGAAGCAGCGAAATCTCGCTCTATTTTGGAACGGGGATTAGGCAAATCAGTGAGATGTTTTGCCTATCCCTACGGAGATGTCGATGAAATTGTAGAGCATTTAATTGGAGCAAGCGGGTATAATTTTGGTGTATCATATAGGTCAAGTTCTAGCACTTTTAACGATTCTTTAATGTCGCTTCCGCGCCTTCAACTCACAGCAGAAAATTTCAAGCAATTGGTTCGTAGTGAGGACTTTAGTCCTTCATGA
- a CDS encoding NAD(P)/FAD-dependent oxidoreductase, which produces MQEKIKNFDIVIVGAGPAGGHCARILAKAGRKVLLAEQNENFNKNDFSSAATPLETLSQFDLPESVIGSFWHKLTIETSKVSQTWESPQNLGVVLNFAKFRAFLAEEVERFGGEVWLGCRYTRHSQASGETLVEFKQLSDGKLIKVSTKVLVDATGFARAIMYDKENDKPNFLSGTGIEYLIEVEPEIYNKYANDLIFFLGDKWMPKGYSWIFPMEQNRLKVGAGRIFLDAKTLKDLSPLKKYIDLLIDEYLKSKNYQIIDKHGSTLKYSQGLQDIYWKDNIIAIGDTVSTVNFLGGEGIRHGMDGAEIAGKYIEKYLERKISDFADYETQMHRKFDRKWNISERLAVRKYIDDVDDELTDKMIAYLKYMKTEDVMDILFDYKFEKISRGFGGYLRRKFQGFVQRLIKVF; this is translated from the coding sequence GTGCAGGAAAAAATAAAAAATTTTGATATAGTAATAGTAGGAGCAGGCCCCGCAGGCGGTCACTGTGCGAGAATTCTCGCCAAAGCCGGTCGCAAAGTCTTGCTGGCAGAACAAAACGAGAATTTTAATAAAAACGACTTTTCCAGCGCCGCCACGCCTCTAGAAACACTCTCTCAATTCGATTTACCCGAATCAGTTATTGGCAGTTTTTGGCACAAATTGACTATTGAAACTAGCAAAGTTAGTCAAACTTGGGAATCTCCACAAAACTTGGGAGTTGTGCTCAATTTTGCTAAATTTAGAGCATTTTTAGCTGAGGAAGTTGAGCGATTTGGCGGTGAAGTTTGGCTGGGTTGTCGCTACACCAGGCATTCGCAAGCAAGCGGCGAAACTCTAGTAGAATTCAAACAGCTATCCGACGGTAAACTTATCAAAGTTAGCACCAAAGTCTTGGTTGATGCTACTGGCTTTGCTAGGGCGATTATGTACGACAAAGAAAACGACAAGCCGAATTTTTTGTCGGGAACCGGCATCGAATATTTAATTGAAGTAGAACCCGAAATTTACAATAAATATGCCAATGATTTAATCTTCTTTTTGGGCGACAAATGGATGCCGAAGGGTTATTCTTGGATATTTCCAATGGAACAAAATAGGCTGAAAGTTGGTGCGGGCCGCATTTTTTTAGACGCTAAAACCCTCAAAGATTTGTCACCGCTGAAAAAATATATAGATTTGCTGATTGATGAATATCTGAAGTCTAAAAATTATCAGATTATTGACAAACACGGTTCGACGCTGAAATACAGTCAGGGTTTGCAGGATATTTATTGGAAGGATAACATAATTGCGATCGGCGATACTGTCTCGACAGTAAATTTTTTGGGTGGCGAAGGTATCAGACACGGGATGGATGGCGCCGAAATCGCGGGGAAATACATTGAAAAATATTTGGAGCGAAAAATCTCGGATTTTGCGGACTATGAGACCCAAATGCACCGCAAATTCGATCGGAAATGGAATATTTCGGAAAGGTTGGCGGTGAGAAAGTATATCGACGATGTTGATGATGAACTCACAGATAAAATGATTGCTTATTTGAAGTACATGAAAACTGAAGATGTGATGGATATTTTATTTGATTATAAGTTTGAGAAGATTTCGAGAGGATTTGGCGGTTATTTGCGGCGGAAATTTCAGGGTTTCGTGCAGCGGCTGATAAAAGTTTTCTAG